In Sphingobacterium sp. SYP-B4668, the sequence TTTGACCCAGACAAGCTTGTAGCCGCTTTTTCACCCTTTTTCAACACCTCCAAACTAACGCACTTTTTATCACTTTCCCAAAGAGGAATCTTATTCCAAGGTGAGCAGAAAGAGCAACTCAAAGGAATCCTCTATCAAATGATGCAAGCAGATGGCATTCCCAAAACCATCCTGTTGCTGGAAATTTTTCAAACCATACTAAATACAGATGATTATCATCTCCTATCCAGTTCAGGATATACGAATACCTACTTAGCGAAAGACAACGAAAAAATAGACCGTGTATTTCGCCATGTATTTGATAACTTTTCAAAAGAAATCAATCTAGATGAAGTTTCTAAAATGGCCAATATGACCAAGCATGCTTTTTGTAGATATTTCAAGATCCGTACGCAACGTACTTTTATTCAATTTGTCAATGAAGTGCGGGTAAGCCAAGCTTGCAAGCTCATCAGCGAAGACAAGGATCAGATCGGGAATATTGCTTATGACTGCGGATTTAACAGCCTATCCAATTTCAACAAAATCTTTAAATCTATAAAAGGTAGTACCCCCAGTGAATATAAAAACGGATTGTTAAAATAACTACTTTATGTATCCATAAACCTATTACATGAAACCTATTTTTGCCAAAGTTTTAGAAGGACTGAATCAGGAGCTCTTCATGACCAGACGGTTTGACAAACCCTATTTCTCTACTGAATTTCATTTTCACAGAGAGTGCCAGCTCAATTTTATCATCCGTAGTCAGGGGCGTAGGATTATTGGGGACAACGTCGACATTTTCGAAAGTGGAGAAATTACGCTCTTGGGATCGAACCTCCCTCATGTGTGGCACAATGACAAAGTGAACACCTTGAACAATGAGACTGCATCGTCCATTACCTTATTTTTCGACCCTGACAAATTAGTTGCCCACTTATCCCACTTCTTCAATACGATACAGGTCGAAAACTTTCTGCAA encodes:
- a CDS encoding AraC family transcriptional regulator; translated protein: MKPVFAKVLEGLGTDVFVTREINRPYFSTEFHFHKECQMTYIVKSEGRRIIGDSLDTFTSDELTFIGPDLPHVWHNDNQDMDIHHTASSMSLFFDPDKLVAAFSPFFNTSKLTHFLSLSQRGILFQGEQKEQLKGILYQMMQADGIPKTILLLEIFQTILNTDDYHLLSSSGYTNTYLAKDNEKIDRVFRHVFDNFSKEINLDEVSKMANMTKHAFCRYFKIRTQRTFIQFVNEVRVSQACKLISEDKDQIGNIAYDCGFNSLSNFNKIFKSIKGSTPSEYKNGLLK